In Deinococcus sp. HSC-46F16, the following are encoded in one genomic region:
- a CDS encoding class I adenylate-forming enzyme family protein, whose amino-acid sequence MLTTLSREGPGLYALAAWWAGREPERVALVDRGGPVTFGELRERADRVTAALVPHLRPGQTVGLRAGQSADAVAALLGALRLGLRVVLLNPAQSEVALGALVRAQNMRALLVDAPLAKGGSSEVPVWGLDDLQDAPPARTRPPPHMGRPVLLTSGTTGEAQVVRRSWSPEAALASAGALLEALDLRAGAPTLLPLPLFHGHGLAALAVGLGMGAPVHLAAGRGARELWAMLERERIEVLVLVPTVLHRLLAEMGGTAPVLRTIVCGSAPLDPALAVRTRERLGDVLFNLYGSTEAGLISLATPADLSAAPGTVGRPLPGVRVRLEGDRGEVVVGRDRATGDLGRWDQAGCLFVTGRADDLMLIGGENVFPAEVEAQIAALPGVRECAVCPVPSAEYGQALHAFVVPGPDAPADPEWHAALRESLPRRLRPLTFTRLPELPRTPSGKVQRWRLQEPAKSG is encoded by the coding sequence TTGTTGACAACCCTGAGCCGCGAGGGACCGGGCCTGTACGCACTCGCCGCGTGGTGGGCGGGCCGGGAGCCGGAGCGCGTGGCGCTGGTGGACAGGGGCGGCCCCGTGACTTTCGGGGAACTGCGCGAGCGGGCCGACCGGGTGACGGCAGCCCTGGTTCCCCACCTCCGCCCCGGTCAGACGGTCGGGCTGCGGGCCGGGCAGAGTGCGGACGCCGTGGCGGCGCTGCTGGGAGCGCTGCGGCTGGGGCTGCGGGTGGTTCTCCTGAATCCGGCGCAGTCGGAGGTCGCGCTCGGGGCACTGGTGCGGGCACAGAACATGCGGGCGCTGCTGGTGGACGCCCCGCTTGCAAAGGGCGGGTCCAGCGAGGTGCCCGTGTGGGGCCTGGACGATCTGCAAGACGCACCCCCAGCCCGCACAAGGCCCCCACCCCACATGGGTCGCCCGGTCCTGCTGACCTCCGGCACGACGGGCGAGGCGCAAGTCGTGCGGCGCTCGTGGTCGCCGGAGGCGGCGCTGGCGAGCGCGGGGGCGCTGCTGGAGGCGCTGGACCTGCGGGCAGGAGCGCCCACCCTGCTGCCACTGCCCCTCTTCCACGGGCACGGGCTGGCGGCTCTGGCGGTGGGGCTGGGGATGGGTGCCCCCGTTCACCTCGCGGCGGGGCGGGGTGCCCGCGAGCTGTGGGCCATGCTGGAGCGCGAGCGCATCGAGGTGCTGGTGCTCGTGCCTACTGTCCTGCACCGCCTTCTGGCGGAGATGGGCGGGACAGCACCGGTCCTCCGCACCATCGTGTGTGGCTCGGCGCCGCTGGACCCGGCGCTGGCGGTGCGGACGCGGGAGCGGCTGGGCGACGTGCTGTTCAACCTCTACGGCTCCACCGAGGCGGGCCTGATCTCGCTCGCCACCCCCGCCGATTTGAGCGCGGCGCCGGGCACGGTGGGCCGCCCCCTCCCCGGCGTGCGGGTGCGGCTGGAGGGGGACCGGGGCGAGGTCGTGGTGGGGCGTGACCGGGCCACCGGGGACCTGGGAAGATGGGATCAGGCGGGCTGCCTCTTCGTGACCGGACGGGCCGACGACCTCATGCTGATCGGCGGCGAGAACGTCTTCCCGGCGGAGGTGGAAGCCCAGATCGCCGCGCTGCCCGGCGTGCGCGAGTGTGCCGTATGTCCGGTGCCCAGCGCCGAATACGGCCAGGCCCTCCACGCCTTCGTGGTACCGGGGCCGGACGCGCCCGCCGACCCCGAGTGGCACGCCGCCCTGCGCGAGTCCCTGCCCCGCCGCCTGCGCCCGCTGACCTTCACCCGCCTGCCCGAACTGCCGCGCACTCCCAGCGGCAAGGTGCAGCGGTGGCGATTGCAAGAGCCCGCCAAGTCGGGCTGA
- a CDS encoding SDR family NAD(P)-dependent oxidoreductase: MSLARLLLSPPACRDPEALRAAVAGRPVLVTGASSGIGAAAARQLGAAGAEVLLLARRAGRLGEVAAGIRAERGRAHIYPADLADPEAVKAVAAQIGADHPDLWAVVSNAGKSVRRSALEGAVRDDLGRLLAVNFSGPAALLLALLPGMVRWGGVIVNVSSVSARHVGAPRWGAYQGSKAGFDLWLHALGAEVRGQGVRIASVYLPLVRTPMIAPTRAYRVLPALSADEAAHAALLPLVRPVVRVAPWWLRPVEVAGLLAPGLLARGLARLEDTERRWGRR; the protein is encoded by the coding sequence ATGTCCCTGGCCCGCCTACTTCTGTCCCCACCCGCCTGCCGTGACCCGGAGGCGCTGCGGGCGGCGGTCGCGGGTCGCCCGGTCCTCGTGACGGGGGCGTCGTCGGGCATCGGGGCGGCGGCGGCGCGGCAACTGGGGGCGGCGGGGGCCGAGGTGCTGCTGCTCGCGCGGCGGGCGGGGCGACTGGGAGAGGTCGCGGCGGGCATCCGCGCAGAAAGGGGCCGGGCGCACATCTACCCCGCCGACCTGGCCGACCCCGAGGCGGTGAAGGCGGTCGCCGCGCAAATCGGGGCCGACCACCCGGACCTCTGGGCGGTGGTCAGCAACGCGGGGAAATCGGTGCGGCGTTCGGCGCTGGAGGGAGCGGTGCGGGACGATCTGGGGCGGCTGCTGGCGGTCAATTTCAGCGGCCCGGCGGCCCTGCTGCTCGCGCTGCTGCCGGGGATGGTGCGGTGGGGCGGCGTGATCGTGAACGTCTCCAGCGTCTCGGCGCGGCATGTGGGGGCGCCGCGCTGGGGGGCGTATCAGGGCAGCAAGGCGGGCTTCGACCTGTGGCTGCACGCCCTGGGAGCTGAGGTCCGGGGCCAGGGCGTGCGGATCGCCAGCGTGTACCTGCCCCTCGTGCGGACGCCCATGATCGCCCCCACCCGCGCCTACCGCGTCCTGCCTGCCCTGAGCGCGGACGAGGCCGCCCACGCCGCGTTGCTGCCGCTGGTGCGCCCGGTCGTCCGGGTGGCCCCGTGGTGGCTGCGCCCGGTGGAGGTCGCGGGCCTCCTCGCGCCGGGGCTGCTGGCGAGGGGGCTGGCCCGGTTGGAGGACACCGAGCGGCGCTGGGGTCGGCGGTGA